CTCGTTCTGCGGAGATGACCTGCGAGCCATGTTGAGTGACACCGCGAATTTCGGGGCCGGCGGCGTCGTCGAGCGGCCCATCTCGCTCCCCAGCCCCGGGGTGGACACCGTCACCCCCGGCTCGCTCGACGGAGTCGACGTCTTCTTCACCGGCTGGGTCCAGACCAGCACTTACACCGCCGAGGAGCGAGCGGCGCTGTTGGACTTCGTGCTCGGCGGGGGCGCGGTGATCGCCACCACCGACGACACCAACCACAACATCGCCGATCTCTTCGGCCTCACCCTGGCCGACAGCGGCTATTCGTCAGCCACACCCGTCGCCCCGGCCTCCCCGCTGATCAACGGTCCGTTCGGGACGGTGACCACGATCACCTTCTCGGGTAACCAGGGCATCTACTCGGGGCTGGGCGCCGCCTCTGCCATTGCCCAAGCCGACCCAGGTCTCGGGCCCGCCGTGGCGTTGCTCCCGCCGGGTGCGCTCGGGCCCGGCTCCGGTCCAGTGGTGCTGGTCGCGGATGTCGACGTCTTCTCCACCGCGGACGTCTCTTGCGTCGACGGTGCGGGGATGGGCGCGGTGGCCAACTCGGTGTTCGTTCGCAACGTGTTCGCCTACCTGGCGTCCCTCTCGGGAACACCGACCACGACGACCACCTCCCAGCCGGTCGAGTCGTCCTCCACGACCACCACGACCGCCGGGGCGACGTCGGTCCCACAGGCGACGCCACGGTTCACCGGCTGAGCCCGGCCCATGTGATCGCGCCGCCGGGCGCCGCGCGTTCACATGGTCTCGGCGAAGCTCACCTCACCCGAGCCGCGCAGCACGTTCTTGAGCAGCTTGCCGGAAGCGTTCCGGGGCAGCTTCTCCGTACGTAGCTCGACGTACGCGGGCACCTTGAAGTTGGCCAGCGTCTCGGCCACCCACGCCTGCACGTCGCGCTCGGTCAGGGTGCTACCGGGCACCACCTCGATGACCGCCTTCACCTCCTCGCCGAGCTCGGGGTGCGGCACGCCGACAACGGCGGCGTCCGCGATCTCGGGGTGCTGCACCAGGCGCTGCTCGATCTCGACGCAGTACACGTTCTCCCCGCCGCGGATGATCATGTCCTTGGCCCGGTCGGTGATGTAGAGGTAGCCGTCGGCATCCAGGTGACCGATGTCGCCGGTGTGCAACCACCCGCCCTCGTCGAGGATCTCCGCCGTGGCCTCGGGCTTGCCCCAGTACCCGGGCATGACGATCGGGCCCTTGATGAGCACCTCGCCGGTCTGGCCCTGGGGCACGTCGTTGCCGTTGGCGTCGACGATGCGGATGTCGACCACCGGCACCGGCGGGCCGACGGAGGCCGGCTTGTCGATGGCGTCCTGCCCGTTGATGACGGTGGCCACCGAGCTGGTCTCGGTGAGGCCGTAGGCGTTGGAGGTGCTGCGGACGTTGGGGAACGTTTCACGCACCATCCGCTGCAGCTCCTCCGCCGAGGGGCTACCGCCGAAGGCGACGGAGGTGACCGTGGAGGTGTCGTAGTCGTGACGGCCCTCGAACTCGCACACCCGCCACACCATGGTGGGCACCGTGGCCCAGATGGTCACCTGCTCGTCCTGGATGAGCTGGAGCGCCTTCGCAGGCTCGAACCGGCCTTCCGGGATGACGAGCTTCACCCCCCCGAGGGTGCCCACCACCAGGCTCGAATGGCACCCGGAGACGTGGAACAGGGGCGAGGTCAGCAAGGCTGCCGTCTGTGTCGGGGCACCGGCGCGCAAATCGGGGGTCGAGCCCGGGTCGGCCATGCCGGCGGCGACCGTGTTGTAGACGGTGTTCTGGAGGTTGGCGACCATGTTGCGGTGGGAGGAGATGGCCCCTTTCGGTCGCCCCGTGGTGCCGCTGGTGTAGAAGATCACCGCGTAGTCGGCCTCGTCGATCGGCGTGTCGGGGAACGCCGGTGTGGGGTTCACGGTGAGCTCGCCGAACCGGCGCAGGCGCGGGTCGTCCCCGACGTCGGCGGGCTCCGCATCGATCAGGTACACCGCCTCCAGCTCGGGCAGCTCGCCGAGCGAGCCGGCGATGCGGGCGATGCGGTCCCGGTCCGCCACCAGCACCCGAGCGCCCGAGTCCCGCAGGCCGTAGAGGATCTCGTCGGCCTTCCACCAGCCGTTGAGCCCCACCAGGATGGCGCCGCTGTTCACCGTGGCCCAGAACGTGAGGCACCACTCGGGGTTGTTCGCAGACAGCACGGCCACCCGGTCGCCGTGGACCACGCCGACATCCTCACGCAGGTGGTTGGCAACGGAGTTGGCCAGCCGGAAGAACTCCCCGAAGCCGATGCGCCGGTCGCCGTACACGATGAAGGGTTGGCCGTCGCCGCGGCCCGCCGCGATCTCAGCCACCGCCCGGAGGTGCGGCAGACGGTCCTTGTAGATCTTCATCTCGACGCCGTCGATGGTCGCGGTGACGACCTCGAAGGCACCTCCGGGGCCGGTGAGCAGCTCCCTGATCTCCGCGGTCGTCGCCATCGTCACTCCCTCAGCGCGCCCACCACATGGTCGATGCAGTGCGTCAAGGCTTCCACATCGGCCGGCTCGATGGCGGGGAACAGCGCGATCCGGAGCTGGTTGCGGCCCAGCTTGCGGTACGACTCGGTGTCGACGATGCCGTTGCGGCGCAGCACGCCGGCCACGACGTTCGCGTCGACCGCGTCGTCGAGGTCGATGGTGGCCACAACGTGGCTGCGATCCTCGGGGCGCTCGACGAAGGGGGTGGCATGGTCGCTGCGCTCGGCCCAGCCGTAGATGATCTCCGCCGAGGTGTCACAGCGCGAGGCCGCCCATTCGAGCCCGCCGTTACCGTTGATCCACTCGACCTGTTGCACGGCGAGGAAGATGGTGGCCAGCGCGGGCGTGTTGTAGGTCTGGTCCTTACGGCTGTTCTCGAGCGCGATCGAGAGGTCGAGCGAGGCTGGGATCCATCGCCCCGAGCGGGCGATGCGCTCGATGCGCTCGAGCGCCGCGGGCGACACCGCCGCCAGCCAGAGGCCGCCGTCGGAAGCCAGGCACTTCTGGGGCGCGAAGTAGTAGACGTCGACCTCGGTGGGGTCAAAGCGCAGCCCGCCGGCGGCCGAGGTGGCGTCGACCAGCACCAGGGCCTCGCCCGCGGAGACGCCGGGCGGCCGGGCTGGGGTCATGGCCACCCCGGTGGAGGTCTCGTTGTGAGTGAGCGCGTACGCGTCGACGTCCGGCGTGGGCGTCGACTCGGGATGGGTGCCGGGTGGCGAGTCGATCACCTCCGGCTCGTCGAGGTGGGGCGCGGCCGCGACCGCGGCGGCGAACTTCGCCGAGAACTCACCGAACGAGAGGTGCTGGCTGCGGCGCTCCACCAACCCGAACGTGGCCGCGTCCCAGAACGCTGTGGTGCCACCGTTGCCGAGGATGACCTCGTAGCCGTCGGGCAGCGCGAGGAGCTCGGCCAGGCCGTTGCGCAGGGCGCTCACCATGAACCGCACGGTCGCCTGCCGGTGGCTGGTGCCGAGGTAGGTGGTCTTGGCCGCGGCGAGCGCGTCGACCGCTTCGGGGCGGACCTTCGAAGGGCCGCACCCGAACCGTCCGTCAGCCGGGAGCAGGCCGGCCGGGATCGAAATGTCCGGGATCTCGCTGGTCACGGTCTGTCACGCTAGCGTCGCCCTTCGACCCTCCGATCCGGCCGCTGTCCGAGGACCGACCCGCCATGACACCGACCCACCAGCGCATCGCCGCCCGTGTGGCGGCCATCACCGAATCCGCCACCCTCGCCGTCGACGCCCGGGCCAAGGCGTTGAAGGCCGCCGGCGAGTCGGTCATCGGCTTCGGAGCGGGCGAGCCGGACTTCCCGACCCCGCCTCACATCGTCGAGGCCGCGGTCGAGGCCTGCCGGGACCCTCGCAACCACCGCTACACCCCGGCAGGAGGCTTGCCCGAGCTGAAGGAGGCAATCGCGGTCAAGACCCGGCGCGACTCGGGGTTGGCGATCTCCTCCGACCAGGTCCTGGTGACCAACGGTGGCAAGCACGCGGTCTACAACGCGCTCACCACGCTGCTCGACCCTGGCGACGAGGTGCTGCTCCCCGCGCCCTACTGGACCACCTACCCCGAGCCGATCGCGCTCGCGGGAGCGAGAGCCGTGGTGCTCCCCACCGACGAGTCAACCGGTTTCCGGGTCACCGTGGAGCAGCTCGACGCGGCCTGCACCGAGGCCACCAAGGCGCTGCTGTTCGTCTCCCCGTCGAACCCGACCGGGGTGGTCTATCCCGAAAGCGAGGTGCGAGCCATCGGCGAGTGGGCGCTCGAGAAGGGCATCTGGGTGGTCACCGACGAGATCTACGAGCACCTCACCTTCGGCGAGCACCGCTTCGCGTCGATGCCCGCGTTGGTGCCGGAGCTGGCGGAGCGTTGCGTGGTGCTCAACGGCGTGGCCAAGACCTACGCGATGACCGGTTGGCGGGTGGGCTGGATGATCGGCCCGACCGACCTCATCGCTGCGGCCACCAACTTCCAGTCGCACGTCACCTCCAACGTGGCCAACGTCAGCCAGCGAGCCGCGCTCGCCGCGGTCGCCGGTGACCTCGATGCGGTGGCCGAGATGCGGGCCGCGTTCGAGCGTCGGAGCCGCACGATCCATCGGATGCTCAACGAGATCCCCGGCGTCACGGCCATCGAGCCCCAGGGCGCGTTCTACGCCTTCCCGTCGATGCGGGGGGTGCTGGGCAGGACGATCGCCGGTCGCCAGCCCGCCACCACGCTCGACCTGGCCGAGCTGATCCTGGAGGAGGCCAAGGTGGCGATCGTGCCCGGCGAGGCCTTCGGCGCGCCCGGCTATGCCCGGCTCTCATTCGCGCTGAGCGACGACGACCTGGTCGAAGGGGTGTCGCGCATCGGCGCGCTGCTCGCCACTGCGACGTAGCGATGACCCGGCTCCTGCCCTACGGTTCCTGGCCCTCGCCGATCTCGGCCGGCCTGATCGTCGAGCACGCGGTGTCGATCGGCGAGGTGGCCGTCGGCACCGACGACGTGTGGTGGTCGGAGCTGCGCCCCCAGGAGGGAGGACGGGTCGCGGTCGTCCGCCACCGCCCGGGCGGCGAGCAGCTCGACGTGCTCCCAGAGGGCTGGTCGGCGCGCACCCGGGTGCACGAGTACGGCGGGGGAGCGTGGTGGCTCCACGACGATGCCCTGTTCTTCGCCAACTGGGCCGACCAACGGCTGTACCGGCTCGACGGTCACGGCTCGCCGCGCCCGCTGACCCCCGAGCCGCCCCGCCCGGGAGCTGACCGCTACGCGGACGGGCGGGTCACGGTCGACGGACGGTTCGTCGTCTGCGTCCGGGAGCGCCACCGGGATGGCGCGGAGCCGGTGAACGAGCTGGTGGCGCTGGACGCGCACGACGGCGGCGAGCCGGCCGTGCTGGTGTCCGGCCCGGACTTCGTGTCCTTCCCCCGCCTCAGCCCGGACGGCCGGCGGCTGTGTTGGACCCAGTGGAACCACCCCGACATGCCCTGGGATGCCACGGAGCTGTGGGTGGCCGAGCTCGAGGAGCGGAGCGGCTCCCTCGCCCTCGCCGGGGCGCGGCCGGTGGCGGGCGGTCCCGGTGAGTCGATCTTCCAACCCGAGTGGGTGGCGGACGGGTCGTTGTTGTTCGCGTCGGATCGCAACGACTGGTGGAACCTCTACCGGCTGCCCGCGGCCCACCTCGACGCCACCACCGACTCGGGCTCTCCCCCCGAGGCGGAGGCGGTGGTGGTCGTCGATGGCGACATCGGGGTCCCGCAGTGGGTGTTCGGCCTGTCCCGCTACGCCCCGCTCGCCGATGGCCGTCTGCTGGTGGCCTGTGCCCGGGACGGGGTCGACCACCTGCTGGTGGCCGAGCAGACCGCCGGCGGCTGGGTTACCCACCCGCTCGACACCCCGTTCACTGCCATCTCCGCGGTGCACGCCTTCGGCGAGGGAGCGGTGCTGGTGGGCGCATCGTTCACCGTGGAGCCCTCCGTGGTGGTCGCCAGCATCCCCGCCGGCGGCGGCTCGATCGACGTGGCGCACCTGCGACCGCCGCGCCGGCTCGGTGTCGACGAGCGGTGGTTCTCGGTCCCCGAACCGGTGACGTTCCCGACAGCGGACGGCGAGCAGGCCCACGCGCTGCTGTACCGCCCGACGAACCTGGAGGTGCGCGCGCCCGACGGCGAGCGCCCGCCGCTGGTGGTGATCAGCCACGGCGGCCCCACCGCCGCGGCCCGACCGCAGCTCAACCTCACCATCCAGTACTGGACGTCGCGTGGCCTCGCGGTGGCCGACGTCAACTACCGGGGCAGTTCGGGATATGGGCGCCGCTACCGGGAGGCGCTCGCCGGCCGGTGGGGGATCGCGGACGTCGAGGACTGCACGGCGGTGGCCTCGTTCCTGGCAGCCCGCGGTGACGTCGCCGCCGATCGGCTGGCCATCCGGGGCTCGAGTGCCGGGGGGTTCACGACCCTGTGCGCGCTCGCCTTCCACGACGTCTTCGATGCCGGGGCGAGCCTGTACGGCGTCAGCGACCTCGAAGCCCTGGCCCGTGACACCCATAAGTTCGAGTCCCGCTACCTGGACCGGCTGGTGGGCCCGTATCCGGCGGCGAGAGACCGGTACGTGGAGCGCTCGCCGATCCATCATGCCGACCGGATCGGGTGCCCGGTTATCGTCTTCCAAGGGTTGGAGGACGAGATCGTGCCGCCCGACCAGGCGGAGGTGCTGGTGGCGGCGCTTCGGGCCAAGGGTCTCCCGGTGGCCTACCTGGCCTTCGAGGGCGAGCAGCACGGGTTCCGCCGGGCGGAGACCATCGAGCGCGTCCTCGAGGCGGAGCTGTACTTTTACGGCCGGGTGCTCGGCTTCGACCTCGCCGACCCGGTCGAACCGGTCGAGATCGAGAACCTCTGACGTTCCGTCCACCCGCCGGCCGGCGGGGGAGCGAGCGGGGGCAGGACATGACCGACGATCCCG
This DNA window, taken from Rhabdothermincola sediminis, encodes the following:
- a CDS encoding pyridoxal phosphate-dependent aminotransferase, which codes for MTPTHQRIAARVAAITESATLAVDARAKALKAAGESVIGFGAGEPDFPTPPHIVEAAVEACRDPRNHRYTPAGGLPELKEAIAVKTRRDSGLAISSDQVLVTNGGKHAVYNALTTLLDPGDEVLLPAPYWTTYPEPIALAGARAVVLPTDESTGFRVTVEQLDAACTEATKALLFVSPSNPTGVVYPESEVRAIGEWALEKGIWVVTDEIYEHLTFGEHRFASMPALVPELAERCVVLNGVAKTYAMTGWRVGWMIGPTDLIAAATNFQSHVTSNVANVSQRAALAAVAGDLDAVAEMRAAFERRSRTIHRMLNEIPGVTAIEPQGAFYAFPSMRGVLGRTIAGRQPATTLDLAELILEEAKVAIVPGEAFGAPGYARLSFALSDDDLVEGVSRIGALLATAT
- the serC gene encoding phosphoserine transaminase — protein: MPDISIPAGLLPADGRFGCGPSKVRPEAVDALAAAKTTYLGTSHRQATVRFMVSALRNGLAELLALPDGYEVILGNGGTTAFWDAATFGLVERRSQHLSFGEFSAKFAAAVAAAPHLDEPEVIDSPPGTHPESTPTPDVDAYALTHNETSTGVAMTPARPPGVSAGEALVLVDATSAAGGLRFDPTEVDVYYFAPQKCLASDGGLWLAAVSPAALERIERIARSGRWIPASLDLSIALENSRKDQTYNTPALATIFLAVQQVEWINGNGGLEWAASRCDTSAEIIYGWAERSDHATPFVERPEDRSHVVATIDLDDAVDANVVAGVLRRNGIVDTESYRKLGRNQLRIALFPAIEPADVEALTHCIDHVVGALRE
- a CDS encoding S9 family peptidase, whose translation is MTRLLPYGSWPSPISAGLIVEHAVSIGEVAVGTDDVWWSELRPQEGGRVAVVRHRPGGEQLDVLPEGWSARTRVHEYGGGAWWLHDDALFFANWADQRLYRLDGHGSPRPLTPEPPRPGADRYADGRVTVDGRFVVCVRERHRDGAEPVNELVALDAHDGGEPAVLVSGPDFVSFPRLSPDGRRLCWTQWNHPDMPWDATELWVAELEERSGSLALAGARPVAGGPGESIFQPEWVADGSLLFASDRNDWWNLYRLPAAHLDATTDSGSPPEAEAVVVVDGDIGVPQWVFGLSRYAPLADGRLLVACARDGVDHLLVAEQTAGGWVTHPLDTPFTAISAVHAFGEGAVLVGASFTVEPSVVVASIPAGGGSIDVAHLRPPRRLGVDERWFSVPEPVTFPTADGEQAHALLYRPTNLEVRAPDGERPPLVVISHGGPTAAARPQLNLTIQYWTSRGLAVADVNYRGSSGYGRRYREALAGRWGIADVEDCTAVASFLAARGDVAADRLAIRGSSAGGFTTLCALAFHDVFDAGASLYGVSDLEALARDTHKFESRYLDRLVGPYPAARDRYVERSPIHHADRIGCPVIVFQGLEDEIVPPDQAEVLVAALRAKGLPVAYLAFEGEQHGFRRAETIERVLEAELYFYGRVLGFDLADPVEPVEIENL
- a CDS encoding class I adenylate-forming enzyme family protein; translation: MATTAEIRELLTGPGGAFEVVTATIDGVEMKIYKDRLPHLRAVAEIAAGRGDGQPFIVYGDRRIGFGEFFRLANSVANHLREDVGVVHGDRVAVLSANNPEWCLTFWATVNSGAILVGLNGWWKADEILYGLRDSGARVLVADRDRIARIAGSLGELPELEAVYLIDAEPADVGDDPRLRRFGELTVNPTPAFPDTPIDEADYAVIFYTSGTTGRPKGAISSHRNMVANLQNTVYNTVAAGMADPGSTPDLRAGAPTQTAALLTSPLFHVSGCHSSLVVGTLGGVKLVIPEGRFEPAKALQLIQDEQVTIWATVPTMVWRVCEFEGRHDYDTSTVTSVAFGGSPSAEELQRMVRETFPNVRSTSNAYGLTETSSVATVINGQDAIDKPASVGPPVPVVDIRIVDANGNDVPQGQTGEVLIKGPIVMPGYWGKPEATAEILDEGGWLHTGDIGHLDADGYLYITDRAKDMIIRGGENVYCVEIEQRLVQHPEIADAAVVGVPHPELGEEVKAVIEVVPGSTLTERDVQAWVAETLANFKVPAYVELRTEKLPRNASGKLLKNVLRGSGEVSFAETM